From one Desmodus rotundus isolate HL8 chromosome X, HLdesRot8A.1, whole genome shotgun sequence genomic stretch:
- the LOC112310815 gene encoding thymosin beta-4-like, whose protein sequence is MSDKPTMAVIEKSHKLKLKKTETQEENPLPSKEMIEQEEQEGEL, encoded by the coding sequence ATGTCTGATAAACCCACTATGGCCGTGATTGAGAAATCTCATAAgttgaaattgaagaagacagaaacacaAGAGGAAAATCCACTGCCTTCCAAAGAAATGATTGAACAGGAGGAACAAGAAGGTGAATTGTAA